CCGTTTCTTATGCAGGGTATCCTTTTTCAGGATCCACCAATGTATATTTCGACCTGGTCATATTGTTATTAAAGGTATTCCCAAAGATGAACAAGATTTATCCTCCTTGTTTGATTAGGAATCCATTTTCATGGTAGATGGTGGCTCCGCGAAGCGAGCCATAATGATTTCTTATCTTTTAAGAAAAGCGCAAGCGCCCTTTGAAACAAGAGAAGCACTTGTTTCTGCGAAATAACTCTATGTAGCTTTCCTTACTCGGGGTGAAGATTATTCGATGAAGCTTTTCGCTGGAGCTAGACAAATTTTATGCTTATCTTTTAAAAAAGGTCATCAAGGGGTTATCTTGATGACCTTTTGCTGTTTAACATTTGATAAAATGTAATCTAGACCTTCCATTGATGACCTTTTATAAATAATATAGGTCAAAAGGTAATCACCTATTGAAATACCCTTATTTCCCTTCGAATTTGGGTCTTCTTTTTTCTAAAAAGGCTTGTACACCTTCTTGGTGATCAGCAGTTTGTCGCATTTTCCATTGCATTTCTTTTTCTTGTTCCAAGTATTTTTGAAGCTCCTTATATAAGGAACGGTGATAGATTAACTTAGTTGCAACAACTGATTGAAGTGGACGGCTATGCCAATATGCAACGACTTCATCTATAAGGCTTTCCAAGTCCTTTTCGACGATTAAGTCCACTAAACCATGTGTTAGAGATTCTTCTCCTTCAAATTCCTGCCCGCTCCAAATGAATTTGGATGCCTGCGTCACTCCAAGGCGTTCTTTTAACCAGAAATGTCCCCCACCATCTGGAACAAGACCAATTCCAATAAAATTCATGGATAGCTTATGTCTTTTGTGAGCGATTACATAATCACACGCCAACGCAAGACTAAGTCCCAGACCAACTGCAGGTCCCTGTATCATTGCAATTACTATTTTATCCATCAAGTAAATCTTAGTGATAATCTTTTCGATAAGTTCCATGATGTCATTAAAAGTTTGTTGATCAGAGATTTCCTTCATCATTGAGATGTCTCCGCCAGAACAAAAACCTTGCCCTGCTCCTCGCACAATCAAAAGTTTATGATCGTTTTGGTCCACCATTTCTAATGCCTCATCCAATTCAAGCAACATTTGTGAATTGATAGCATTAAGCTTCTTCGGTCGATTCAAAGTTAGAATAGAAACTCCCTGACGACTCTCTAAATGAATGAATTCCATAACCATTCCCCCCTTGTCTATCTATGTTGTAAAATTCTTGTTTTTTTGAAAAAATCCTTCTTTTGGGAAGAAAAAAGCAGACGATTCCCTTACTTCGTCTGCTTTCCCTTTTTCTATTGATCTTGACCATAAAGCTCTTCAAGGGGCTTCGTAATAATGGTACTAATATCATTAATTAATACATTTAAGCGTTGCTCTTCTTCCATAAGTTTAGAGATCACTGGGTTTTGTTGAACAACTTCTACTACTTTTCTGGCCTTTTCAACTTCTTCTTCAGTGATTTCTAAACCTTGCATTTGTTTTTGTTGAAGTTCAAGTTGTGTATCACGGAAGTCATCAAACATTCTTCTTGTTGACTCGTCCCCCATTACAGCATCAAAGGCTTGTTTCAAACTTTTGAACTCGTCACTTTCTCGGATTGCTTTTTCCATATCATTGGCGATATCATAAGTATTTTTTGACATGTACTGTTCCTCCTTGGAATTCATGGTCGGAACCATTTTTTACTGACCCTACCACTATAACAAAGTGAGAGTCTTCTGTATAGGAATATGGGCATTAGTTCATAAGTGTGACAAAAATTCCTTGCAAAAGTCCTATGATTCCTCCAAGTAACGCTCCTAAATAAGTGATCATTTTAAATTCTTTCTTTGAAATGGATAGCACCATTTCCTCTAAACGTTGAACGGAAAAAGATTCTACTTCATTTTTCACAATATCCGCAAGATGCAGACGGTCCATTAAGGAATCTAATCGCGTGGATAGGAAATCACCTGCACTCTCCACAA
This genomic window from Bacillaceae bacterium S4-13-56 contains:
- a CDS encoding enoyl-CoA hydratase, which encodes MEFIHLESRQGVSILTLNRPKKLNAINSQMLLELDEALEMVDQNDHKLLIVRGAGQGFCSGGDISMMKEISDQQTFNDIMELIEKIITKIYLMDKIVIAMIQGPAVGLGLSLALACDYVIAHKRHKLSMNFIGIGLVPDGGGHFWLKERLGVTQASKFIWSGQEFEGEESLTHGLVDLIVEKDLESLIDEVVAYWHSRPLQSVVATKLIYHRSLYKELQKYLEQEKEMQWKMRQTADHQEGVQAFLEKRRPKFEGK
- a CDS encoding YlbF family regulator; this translates as MSKNTYDIANDMEKAIRESDEFKSLKQAFDAVMGDESTRRMFDDFRDTQLELQQKQMQGLEITEEEVEKARKVVEVVQQNPVISKLMEEEQRLNVLINDISTIITKPLEELYGQDQ